In Triticum urartu cultivar G1812 chromosome 6, Tu2.1, whole genome shotgun sequence, the following proteins share a genomic window:
- the LOC125513179 gene encoding 50S ribosomal protein L21, chloroplastic-like, with protein MATATLPLRLLPSRTPLLYTAAFLPASTSLSVTASAPRNWRIFAAAEEAPAPVEAEAEEVVEDAAVPEPVEVQLAAAGAGKDADIFAVVMIGSRQYIVMPGRYIYTQRLKDANVNDQIILNKVLLVSTRDKAYIGMPVVTNAAVHAIVEEQGLDDKVIVFKFKKKKKYQRKAGHRQPNTRLRITGISGYEEFPADPILQVPA; from the exons ATGGCCACCGCCACGCTCCCTCTCCGCCTCCTCCCCTCGAGAACCCCACTCCTCTACACCGCCGCCTTCCTCCCTGCGAGCACCTCTCTCTCCGTCACCGCGTCCGCGCCCCGCAACTGGCGCATCTTCGCCGCCGCCGAGGAGGCGCCCGCTCCGGTGGAAGCCGAGGCGGAGGAGGTGGTAGAGGATGCCGCGGTTCCGGAGCCTGTTGAGGTGCAGCTGGCTGCTGCTGGCGCGGGGAAGGACGCCGACATCTTCGCCGTTGTCATG ATTGGGTCCAGACAATACATTGTGATGCCAGGTCGGTACATATACACACAGAGGCTGAAAGACGCCAATGTCAATGATCAG ATCATTTTGAACAAGGTACTACTGGTGTCAACTAGAGACAAAGCTTATATTGGCATGCCAGTGGTGACCAATGCTGCTGTTCATGCAATTGTTGAAGAACAG GGACTGGACGATAAAGTGATTGTTTTCAAgttcaagaagaagaagaagtaccagaGGAAAGCTGGTCACAGACAG CCAAATACGAGGTTAAGAATTACCGGCATAAGTGGATATGAGGAATTCCCTGCTGATCCAATACTTCAAGTTCCAGCTTAA